From Bifidobacterium sp. ESL0790, one genomic window encodes:
- a CDS encoding Abi family protein — MMSTGNHPHYEKPWLSLDEQCNKLIKHGMQNVEQYRAELSQIGYYRLSGFWYMFRQIDKATHSRSSNFIPGSDFGDVLRIYRFDQQLRSLLFSSIASLEVSLRSRLAYNIGEQDPFLYLKPKTLDPALNAIDYGRFIIKFSDRQNHSREDFVKHFKRDYDGELPIWAATEIMEFAMLRNLYGFLPYQMRIKIAASYGTDQAVLKSWLNCLNFIRNLCAHHGRLYNRPLTVTPSITSTMPLLKHALHSSTKMYGGIAILVFLLSSISPETDSQKLSQLLSNIPADIPQVDVARSMGIPKNWQKEKLWQTPQEGNQD, encoded by the coding sequence ATGATGTCAACAGGGAACCATCCGCATTACGAGAAACCCTGGCTGAGTTTGGATGAACAATGCAATAAACTCATAAAACACGGCATGCAAAATGTTGAACAGTATCGTGCCGAGCTTTCTCAAATCGGATATTACCGCCTTAGTGGTTTTTGGTATATGTTTCGGCAAATTGATAAAGCCACACACTCTCGATCCAGCAATTTCATACCAGGTTCTGATTTCGGGGATGTGCTGAGGATATATAGATTTGACCAACAATTACGCAGTCTGCTGTTTTCATCCATAGCAAGTCTTGAGGTTTCCCTGCGTTCTCGCCTTGCGTACAACATAGGAGAACAGGACCCTTTCCTCTACCTAAAGCCTAAGACTTTGGATCCGGCTTTGAATGCCATCGACTATGGAAGATTCATCATTAAGTTCAGTGATCGTCAAAACCATTCGAGAGAGGATTTCGTCAAGCATTTCAAGCGTGATTATGATGGCGAACTACCTATCTGGGCGGCAACCGAAATAATGGAATTCGCCATGCTTCGGAATCTGTATGGTTTTCTCCCATACCAGATGCGCATCAAAATAGCCGCTTCTTACGGCACAGATCAGGCAGTTCTCAAGTCCTGGCTCAACTGTCTCAATTTCATCCGAAACCTTTGCGCCCACCATGGTCGCCTCTACAACCGCCCTCTTACTGTCACACCAAGCATTACTTCAACGATGCCGCTATTGAAACATGCACTTCATTCTTCAACAAAAATGTACGGCGGAATCGCAATCCTCGTTTTTCTGCTTTCAAGTATCAGTCCTGAGACAGACTCTCAAAAACTTTCACAGCTTTTGTCAAACATTCCCGCCGACATCCCACAGGTTGATGTCGCTCGTTCGATGGGCATCCCAAAAAATTGGCAGAAGGAAAAGCTGTGGCAAACCCCACAAGAGGGCAATCAAGATTAG
- a CDS encoding nucleotide-binding protein, which yields MTGKTNTVFVVHGRNEKLRKAMFDFLRSIGLKPLEWEQAVSLTNNASAYIGEVLETAFNSAQAIVVLLTPDEIAYLRPDLTDNNDPQTLPSTQSRPNVLFEAGMAIGKNENHTVLVEIGNIRPFSDIAGRHVIHLTNDSKNRQAFIQRLQTAGCEVDQSGTDWLNSGDFTPPAEPKNNLPLGRRVPSTQKIPPAVEFDLHYYNLGGTRVDKLQVINRGTETVYDVNLSVPDDAGLKIKGYSDLPIRKIPGFSKSVTIDVLNTGKLGSGSSTSKSFDVELTGTRESGETVKQSVFIDLNQ from the coding sequence ATGACAGGAAAAACAAATACAGTTTTTGTCGTCCATGGTCGAAATGAAAAGTTGCGAAAGGCTATGTTCGATTTCTTACGTTCAATAGGCTTAAAGCCCCTTGAATGGGAACAAGCCGTATCTCTGACCAACAATGCATCAGCCTACATTGGAGAAGTCCTTGAAACCGCTTTCAATTCCGCACAAGCTATCGTAGTATTACTTACTCCCGATGAAATCGCATATCTCCGGCCAGATCTAACCGACAACAACGACCCTCAAACTCTACCTTCAACACAATCGCGCCCAAACGTCTTATTTGAAGCGGGCATGGCAATAGGAAAAAACGAAAACCATACTGTTTTAGTTGAAATAGGAAACATAAGACCTTTCAGCGACATAGCTGGTCGTCATGTAATACATTTGACCAATGATTCAAAAAATCGGCAAGCTTTTATTCAACGTCTACAAACCGCCGGATGTGAAGTTGATCAATCGGGCACAGACTGGCTTAATAGTGGAGATTTCACGCCCCCAGCTGAGCCAAAAAATAATCTCCCTTTAGGAAGAAGGGTACCTTCAACACAGAAGATACCTCCTGCCGTTGAATTTGACTTGCATTATTACAATCTCGGTGGGACCAGAGTTGATAAGCTACAAGTCATCAACCGAGGCACCGAGACAGTATATGACGTAAACCTTTCCGTACCCGACGATGCAGGATTGAAGATTAAAGGATATTCCGATTTACCAATCCGGAAGATACCTGGATTTAGTAAATCCGTCACAATTGATGTGCTAAACACAGGAAAGCTTGGCTCGGGAAGTTCCACTTCAAAATCTTTCGACGTGGAACTTACAGGAACCCGAGAATCCGGAGAAACAGTTAAACAGTCAGTATTCATTGACCTAAACCAATAA
- a CDS encoding glycosyltransferase → MPVFPQDTASGAAVTPLTIALVVDSLGNRGNGTANSALQYAAELERQGHHVRLVGVGSTRYPARIHHLPFVSWLAAKQQMQFAAPDEELFRRAFAGVDVVHIYMPFAFGRKALAVARSMGIPVTAGFHLQPENVTYSAGPLRFVPGLPAALYHLFHYWLYRHVAHIQAPSEMIADQLRAHGYREQLHVISNGYAPRFSPGAGLSGAAEADLSGALADGSFDGSADDSAESSAETSVDGSVNGCGDNSVNGSVNGSSDCFAESSAGVYADGSDSISADNAVNDSAAVALDVAQPLARPFRIVASGRLAREKDHETLIRAVALSRHARDIDLVICGTGPLQARLRRLARRELPRPAHIGFHANADMPNLLRKADLLVHPSIVDIESLSVLEGIACGLVPVIARSPLSAASQFALTDESLFPARDAKALAARIDWWIEHPRQRAEWSPRYAREARDKYSLPHCVREFVAMERAAITDS, encoded by the coding sequence ATGCCCGTTTTTCCGCAAGATACCGCGTCCGGCGCGGCCGTCACGCCGCTCACCATCGCCTTGGTGGTGGACTCGCTGGGCAACAGGGGCAACGGCACGGCCAACTCGGCGCTGCAATACGCCGCCGAGCTTGAGCGGCAGGGGCATCACGTCAGGCTGGTGGGCGTCGGCTCGACACGATACCCCGCGCGGATTCATCACCTGCCGTTCGTCTCGTGGCTCGCGGCCAAGCAACAGATGCAGTTCGCGGCCCCCGACGAGGAGCTGTTCCGCAGGGCTTTCGCCGGTGTCGACGTTGTGCACATCTACATGCCGTTCGCGTTCGGCCGCAAGGCGCTCGCCGTCGCGCGCTCGATGGGCATACCCGTCACCGCAGGCTTCCACTTGCAGCCCGAAAACGTCACCTATTCCGCCGGTCCGTTGCGCTTCGTGCCCGGCCTGCCCGCAGCTTTGTATCATCTCTTCCATTACTGGCTTTACCGCCACGTCGCGCACATTCAGGCCCCGAGCGAGATGATCGCCGACCAGCTGCGCGCGCATGGCTATCGCGAGCAGCTTCACGTCATCTCCAACGGCTACGCGCCTCGTTTTTCTCCGGGCGCGGGGCTATCGGGCGCAGCAGAGGCGGATCTTTCGGGCGCCTTGGCGGACGGATCGTTCGATGGTTCCGCCGATGATTCGGCTGAAAGCTCCGCTGAGACTTCGGTTGATGGTTCCGTAAACGGTTGTGGCGATAACTCCGTCAATGGTTCAGTGAATGGCTCATCTGATTGTTTTGCCGAGAGTTCCGCGGGCGTTTACGCCGATGGCTCAGATAGTATTTCCGCTGACAACGCCGTAAACGATTCGGCCGCTGTTGCCTTGGATGTAGCTCAACCGCTCGCGCGTCCGTTCAGAATCGTGGCGTCCGGGCGGCTGGCCCGCGAGAAGGATCACGAGACCCTTATTCGTGCGGTCGCGTTGAGCCGTCACGCGCGTGACATTGACCTGGTCATCTGTGGTACTGGACCACTGCAAGCACGCCTGAGGCGTCTGGCCCGGCGAGAGCTCCCTCGCCCGGCCCACATCGGCTTCCACGCCAACGCCGATATGCCGAACCTTCTGCGCAAGGCCGACCTGCTGGTTCATCCCTCGATTGTCGATATCGAGTCGCTGAGCGTGCTGGAGGGCATCGCGTGCGGCCTCGTGCCGGTCATCGCGCGCTCGCCGCTCTCGGCCGCGAGTCAGTTCGCCCTCACCGACGAATCACTCTTCCCGGCCCGCGACGCCAAGGCGCTCGCCGCCCGCATCGACTGGTGGATTGAGCATCCCCGTCAGCGCGCCGAATGGTCCCCACGCTACGCCCGCGAGGCCCGCGACAAGTACTCCCTGCCGCACTGCGTCCGCGAATTCGTGGCGATGGAACGCGCCGCCATCACCGACTCCTAA